Proteins co-encoded in one Salvia splendens isolate huo1 chromosome 4, SspV2, whole genome shotgun sequence genomic window:
- the LOC121798925 gene encoding type I inositol polyphosphate 5-phosphatase 4-like isoform X2, with protein sequence MREDGSSKKSKLSWPKTLVKKWFNLQSKDGDFHADEIIYGGVDEEWRNNLPEREQPYTIKKSNTECMRRNKCEFDSTQVTDVQDYRIFVATWNVGGKSPPSYLNLEDWLHTSPPADIYVLGFQEIVPLNAGNVLGTEDNGPARKWQALIRKTLNSLPASGGGGDGGGGGVVFNTRSTSPYELYDDLKGPNREQDPSFLPRHSVQSVSQSMRMMGSGISVAQSKLDNRFSMCDRVMYGHRPSDYYDQNARWDASSDDEDGPSDSFCAQSYNASVSIEDKDKHPGQSRFCLVASKQMVGILVTVWIKTELRDAVRNLKVSCVGRGLMGYLGNKGSISISMSLYQTSFCFICSHLTSGEKDGDELRRNSDVMEILRKTRFPEVHATTDESNSPQTILDHDRVIWLGDLNYRIALSYRYAKALVEMCNWRALLENDQLRIEQRYGHVFAGWNEGKIYFPPTYKYSNNSDRYAGENMRQKKKRRTPAWCDRILWHGHGLRQLSYVRGESRFSDHRPVCSMFLAEVESTNCGRFKKSTSYSSARVEIEELLPYSHGYDQLNLF encoded by the exons ATGAGAGAAGATGGGAGCTCAAAGAAGAGCAAG CTTTCATGGCCTAAGACGTTAGTCAAGAAATGGTTCAACCTCCAGAGCAAAGATGGGGATTTTCATGCTGATGAAATCATTTATGGAG GCGTGGATGAAGAATGGAGGAACAATTTACCTGAGAGGGAGCAGCCATACACAATCAAGAAAAGCAACACAG AGTGTATGAGAAGAAACAAGTGTGAGTTTGATTCCACTCAAGTTACAGATGTTCAAGATTATAG GATCTTTGTGGCAACATGGAATGTGGGTGGAAAGTCGCCCCCGAGTTACTTGAATCTTGAAGACTGGCTGCACACGTCGCCTCCTGCTGATATTTATGTTCTCGG GTTTCAAGAGATTGTTCCATTGAATGCTGGAAATGTGTTGGGCACGGAGGATAATGGCCCAGCTAGGAAATGGCAAGCACTCATTAGGAAAACTCTCAACAGCCTTCCTGcctctggtggtggtggagatggtggaggtggtggtgttGTTTTCAATACACGATCCACGAGTCCTTATGAACTATATGATGACCTTAAAGGGCCAAACAGAGAACAAGATCCTTCTTTCCTTCCCCGTCACTCTGTGCAGTCTGTGAGCCAAAGCATGAGAATGATGGGAAGTGGGATTTCAGTGGCGCAATCTAAACTTGATAATAGATTCAGCATGTGCGATCGGGTTATGTATGGTCATAGGCCAAGCGATTACTATGATCAAAATGCTAGGTGGGATGCTTCCtctgatgatgaagatgggcCAAGTGATTCGTTTTGTGCACAGTCCTACAATGCCTCTGTCTCCATTGAGGACAAAGACAAGCATCCAGGCCAGTCAAGATTTTGTCTTGTTGCTAGCAAACAAATGGTTGGGATACTTGTCACGGTATGGATAAAGACAGAACTGAGAGACGCTGTGCGCAATCTGAAGGTGTCTTGTGTTGGGAGAGGGCTGATGGGTTATCTCGGCAACAAG GGCTCGATTTCAATAAGTATGTCTTTGTACCAGACAAGCTTCTGCTTCATCTGCAGTCACTTGACCTCTGGGGAGAAGGATGGAGACGAGCTACGAAGGAACTCTGATGTCATGGAAATATTGAGGAAAACAAGATTCCCAGAAGTCCATGCCACGACAGACGAGAGCAACTCCCCTCAAACAATCCTTGATCATGA TCGAGTGATATGGCTTGGGGACTTGAACTATAGAATTGCACTTTCGTACCGATATGCAAAGGCTCTTGTAGAGATGTGCAATTGGAGAGCGTTGTTAGAAAACGATCAG CTTAGGATAGAACAGAGATATGGGCATGTTTTTGCAGGATGGAACGAGGGGAAGATCTACTTCCCTCCTACGTACAAGTATTCAAACAATTCAGACAGATACGCAGGAGAAAATATGCGTCAAAAGAAGAAACGACGAACACCTGCATG GTGTGATCGTATATTATGGCACGGCCATGGTCTCAGACAACTCTCGTATGTACGTGGGGAGTCGAGGTTTTCAGATCACAGACCAGTCTGCAGTATGTTTTTGGCTGAAGTCGAGTCCACCAATTGTGGCCGTTTCAAGAAAAGCACGAGCTATTCTAGCGCTCGAGTTGAGATAGAGGAGCTCCTCCCTTACTCACATGGATACGATCAACTAAATTTATTCTGA
- the LOC121800193 gene encoding non-specific lipid transfer protein GPI-anchored 16-like, whose translation MASLILPIIVLILSSILKTNAQINTACSNSMISSFTPCLSIVAGSSPSRGCCDALKSLVENNMDCACLIITGNVPVSIPFINANLGSTLPRACKTSIPMHCKSSGVPLPAPGPVLFTPPAPPAPEPALPRVHVPASAPAPAPHHAHSPKGSKAARAAAPPPDGGLDIAPAAAAAPPPKFPLGRGANPGVRPVVNNNSSASDLFAVSWAHLILVFAGIIAI comes from the exons ATGGCTTCATTAATCCTTCCAATAATTGTGTTAATCTTATCATCGATTTTAAAGACAAATGCGCAGATCAACACAGCATGCAGCAATTCCATGATAAGCAGCTTCACACCATGCTTGAGTATCGTCGCCGGCTCCTCTCCCAGCCGGGGTTGCTGCGACGCGTTGAAATCTCTAGTTGAAAACAACATGGACTGCGCTTGCCTCATAATCACCGGAAACGTGCCCGTCTCCATCCCCTTCATCAACGCCAACTTAGGAAGTACTCTGCCACGAGCTTGCAAAACCTCTATCCCTATGCACTGCAAAT CCTCCGGTGTTCCCTTACCAGCTCCAGGTCCGGTATTATTTACGCCGCCTGCACCACCTGCTCCGGAACCGGCTCTTCCTCGTGTTCATGTACCTGCTTCTGCTCCTGCTCCTGCTCCTCATCATGCTCATTCTCCAAAAG GTTCTAAAGCGGCGAGGGCGGCTGCTCCGCCGCCAGACGGAGGCTTGGATATTgcaccggcggcggcggcggctccTCCTCCGAAATTCCCATTAGGTCGAGGTGCAAATCCGGGGGTTAGACCAGTGGTGAACAACAACTCATCAGCCTCGGATCTATTCGCCGTTTCATGGGCACATCTTATTTTAGTGTTTGCAGGCATTATTGCTATTTAA
- the LOC121800277 gene encoding vicilin Cor a 11.0101-like yields the protein MCLALLLASAAVALASQDPELQQCKHQCHADDKQVRQCEDRCEEYHRHDNDRSPIQKLRECNKDCERRHQEQQQERQREDCQRRCQERYEKETQSYEGRGRHGRDSHQQKQTNNPYVFEDRHFFTGMQTQHGRLRILQQFTERSDLLRGIENYRIAVLEAQPQTFIVPSHLDAEILVFVARGRGAVNMVREERREGFNIKEGDIFRIHAGTTAYLVNRDNNERLVLVKLIQPVNTPGQFQEFYGAGGQNPESYFKAFSDEILEAAFNVDGERVKRLFGQQRQGAIIKASSEQIRSMSQHQEGGIWPFGGESKGTHNIYDKRPIYNNNYGQYYEVDSSQFRQLRDLDIAISFSNISQGAMTAPFYNSKANKIAVVVEGEGYFEMACPHLSQSRSQSQSQRQSRRGEEEEEEEEEYSYRPRGETTTSYKTVRSRLRTGTVVVVPAGHPFVAVASNNQNLQIVSFKVNADNNEQFTLAGKRNVMNQLEREAKELAFGVPAREVEEVFRSQEEEFFFEGPGRRADA from the exons ATGTGTTTAGCGTTGCTGCTTGCCTCGGCCGCAGTGGCCTTGGCATCCCAGGATCCGGAGCTGCAGCAGTGCAAGCACCAGTGCCACGCCGACGACAAGCAGGTTCGGCAATGCGAAGACCGCTGCGAGGAATACCACCGCCATGACAACGACAGGAGCCCCATCCAGAAGCTGCGCGAGTGTAACAAGGACTGCGAGCGCCGCCACCAGGAGCAGCAACAGGAGCGGCAGCGTGAGGACTGCCAGAGGCGCTGCCAGGAGAGATACGAGAAGGAGACACAGAGCTACGAAGGGAGAGGAAGGCACGGCAGAGACAGTCACCAGCAGAAGCAGACCAACAACCCCTACGTGTTCGAGGATCGCCATTTCTTCACCGGAATGCAGACGCAGCACGGCCGCCTCCGCATTCTCCAGCAGTTCACCGAGAGGTCCGATCTGCTCCGCGGGATCGAGAACTACCGCATCGCTGTCCTTGAAGCGCAGCCGCAGACGTTCATCGTGCCTTCGCACTTGGATGCCGAGATCCTTGTGTTTGTTGCCAGAG GAAGGGGCGCAGTAAACATGGTGCGCGAAGAGAGGAGAGAGGGTTTCAACATTAAAGAGGGAGATATATTCAGAATCCACGCCGGAACGACGGCGTATTTGGTCAACAGGGACAACAATGAGAGACTTGTCCTAGTCAAACTTATCCAGCCTGTTAATACTCCCGGCCAGTTTCAG GAATTTTACGGAGCTGGAGGGCAAAATCCGGAGTCTTACTTCAAGGCCTTCAGCGATGAAATTCTTGAAGCTGCTTTCAATGTGGATGGAGAGAGAGTGAAGAGGCTATTCGGGCAACAGAGGCAAGGAGCGATCATCAAGGCGTCGTCGGAGCAGATCCGGTCGATGAGCCAGCACCAAGAAGGCGGGATCTGGCCGTTCGGCGGGGAGTCAAAGGGCACTCACAACATCTACGACAAACGCCCCATCTACAACAACAATTACGGGCAGTACTACGAAGTCGACTCCTCCCAATTCCGTCAGCTACGCGACCTGGACATCGCCATTTCATTCTCCAACATCTCCCAGGGTGCCATGACTGCTCCCTTCTACAACTCCAAAGCCAACAAGATCGCCGTCGTGGTGGAGGGCGAAGGCTACTTCGAAATGGCATGCCCCCACCTCTCCCAGTCTCGGTCTCAGTCGCAGTCGCAGAGGCAGAGCCGCCgtggcgaggaggaggaggaggaggaggaggagtacTCTTACAGGCCTCGTGGTGAAACCACCACCAGCTACAAGACGGTCCGGTCCCGGTTGAGGACTGGAACCGTGGTCGTCGTGCCGGCGGGTCATCCTTTCGTGGCTGTTGCTTCCAACAACCAGAATCTACAGATAGTCTCCTTCAAAGTGAATGCTGACAACAACGAACAATTCACTCTAGCAGGAAAGAGGAATGTGATGAACCAGCTGGAGAGGGAGGCGAAGGAGCTGGCGTTCGGGGTGCCGGCGAGAGAGGTGGAGGAGGTGTTCCGTAGCCAGGAGGAGGAGTTCTTCTTCGAGGGACCGGGCCGGAGAGCCGACGCATAA
- the LOC121798925 gene encoding type I inositol polyphosphate 5-phosphatase 4-like isoform X1: protein MREDGSSKKSKLSWPKTLVKKWFNLQSKDGDFHADEIIYGGVDEEWRNNLPEREQPYTIKKSNTEKLTNRNPECMRRNKCEFDSTQVTDVQDYRIFVATWNVGGKSPPSYLNLEDWLHTSPPADIYVLGFQEIVPLNAGNVLGTEDNGPARKWQALIRKTLNSLPASGGGGDGGGGGVVFNTRSTSPYELYDDLKGPNREQDPSFLPRHSVQSVSQSMRMMGSGISVAQSKLDNRFSMCDRVMYGHRPSDYYDQNARWDASSDDEDGPSDSFCAQSYNASVSIEDKDKHPGQSRFCLVASKQMVGILVTVWIKTELRDAVRNLKVSCVGRGLMGYLGNKGSISISMSLYQTSFCFICSHLTSGEKDGDELRRNSDVMEILRKTRFPEVHATTDESNSPQTILDHDRVIWLGDLNYRIALSYRYAKALVEMCNWRALLENDQLRIEQRYGHVFAGWNEGKIYFPPTYKYSNNSDRYAGENMRQKKKRRTPAWCDRILWHGHGLRQLSYVRGESRFSDHRPVCSMFLAEVESTNCGRFKKSTSYSSARVEIEELLPYSHGYDQLNLF, encoded by the exons ATGAGAGAAGATGGGAGCTCAAAGAAGAGCAAG CTTTCATGGCCTAAGACGTTAGTCAAGAAATGGTTCAACCTCCAGAGCAAAGATGGGGATTTTCATGCTGATGAAATCATTTATGGAG GCGTGGATGAAGAATGGAGGAACAATTTACCTGAGAGGGAGCAGCCATACACAATCAAGAAAAGCAACACAG AGAAATTGACTAATCGAAATCCAGAGTGTATGAGAAGAAACAAGTGTGAGTTTGATTCCACTCAAGTTACAGATGTTCAAGATTATAG GATCTTTGTGGCAACATGGAATGTGGGTGGAAAGTCGCCCCCGAGTTACTTGAATCTTGAAGACTGGCTGCACACGTCGCCTCCTGCTGATATTTATGTTCTCGG GTTTCAAGAGATTGTTCCATTGAATGCTGGAAATGTGTTGGGCACGGAGGATAATGGCCCAGCTAGGAAATGGCAAGCACTCATTAGGAAAACTCTCAACAGCCTTCCTGcctctggtggtggtggagatggtggaggtggtggtgttGTTTTCAATACACGATCCACGAGTCCTTATGAACTATATGATGACCTTAAAGGGCCAAACAGAGAACAAGATCCTTCTTTCCTTCCCCGTCACTCTGTGCAGTCTGTGAGCCAAAGCATGAGAATGATGGGAAGTGGGATTTCAGTGGCGCAATCTAAACTTGATAATAGATTCAGCATGTGCGATCGGGTTATGTATGGTCATAGGCCAAGCGATTACTATGATCAAAATGCTAGGTGGGATGCTTCCtctgatgatgaagatgggcCAAGTGATTCGTTTTGTGCACAGTCCTACAATGCCTCTGTCTCCATTGAGGACAAAGACAAGCATCCAGGCCAGTCAAGATTTTGTCTTGTTGCTAGCAAACAAATGGTTGGGATACTTGTCACGGTATGGATAAAGACAGAACTGAGAGACGCTGTGCGCAATCTGAAGGTGTCTTGTGTTGGGAGAGGGCTGATGGGTTATCTCGGCAACAAG GGCTCGATTTCAATAAGTATGTCTTTGTACCAGACAAGCTTCTGCTTCATCTGCAGTCACTTGACCTCTGGGGAGAAGGATGGAGACGAGCTACGAAGGAACTCTGATGTCATGGAAATATTGAGGAAAACAAGATTCCCAGAAGTCCATGCCACGACAGACGAGAGCAACTCCCCTCAAACAATCCTTGATCATGA TCGAGTGATATGGCTTGGGGACTTGAACTATAGAATTGCACTTTCGTACCGATATGCAAAGGCTCTTGTAGAGATGTGCAATTGGAGAGCGTTGTTAGAAAACGATCAG CTTAGGATAGAACAGAGATATGGGCATGTTTTTGCAGGATGGAACGAGGGGAAGATCTACTTCCCTCCTACGTACAAGTATTCAAACAATTCAGACAGATACGCAGGAGAAAATATGCGTCAAAAGAAGAAACGACGAACACCTGCATG GTGTGATCGTATATTATGGCACGGCCATGGTCTCAGACAACTCTCGTATGTACGTGGGGAGTCGAGGTTTTCAGATCACAGACCAGTCTGCAGTATGTTTTTGGCTGAAGTCGAGTCCACCAATTGTGGCCGTTTCAAGAAAAGCACGAGCTATTCTAGCGCTCGAGTTGAGATAGAGGAGCTCCTCCCTTACTCACATGGATACGATCAACTAAATTTATTCTGA